The proteins below come from a single Chitinophaga pinensis DSM 2588 genomic window:
- a CDS encoding SusC/RagA family TonB-linked outer membrane protein, whose translation MQKHRFAFRMFRSGPFLKFSPARRMTALFFTFLLLQINVQTQAQTVTLKGKDLTLKQVFKAIEQQTGYVVFANKSYLNETKSVAVEANAMPLRQFMEACTKDQPFGFTIADNTITLTPKAKSKSGDNVVPVKEMVEGKVSGVDGQVLEGASIRVKGNTNGTYTDKEGRFSIDAYEGDVLIISFVGFESREYKIGSNHHFNIVLNRASITAGEIVISTGYQQKKVSEITGALQTIKGDELRKGVSTVNALAMLKGKASGLYIVENGGSVATRGQVVMHGQASMPDQSNTNFGPLLVIDGVISNVPNLQDIVNPNDIESITILKDAASTAIYGSRAAQGVIVVVTRRGANGKMKIGLNTSYGKVKNNRLVDYMNTSQLSTHIHNYMASLYAASPSLNSTYGSFDNYFNTTRIYTDDDLQHDYDWSNKTFYPDGNQSNINLSMSGGNEKTKVYTALDWTRQDGTILGDNLDRKAFRLNLDQRINSKLTLSINTNVLIDKYAASTSENQNYLFLPWVTPYYANGALADSVPNYIYNSSGKRGTVYYDNPLYSYTYNTAITKRQSYLLTGKLRYDILPWLSVQTTNTLQYINNNLNSYKDPRTYRGRYDGPANNRIYVNGALTVSDDRTNYFLTSNLITASKQFGEHTLTALAGQEYSKTNTSYFSVSVYGSPYPGERTLGAFQNYGTYINKLFGTIATPYSSAPVEKGSFSVFGELNDNYKEKYFASASLRRDASTNFGRNNRYGTFYSLSAGWLISKESFMQSVKPVTNLKLRAAYGTSGREAGADYLNFTTYADVFRYNDANTYGSTIQRLGNDQITWETTYTTNIGLDLELWKRINLSTDLYSRRSAGLLQSVQLPTYIGFATQIRNIGELTNKGIDINLSTINVQTKDFKWTTEFNISFNKNRLTKIYGDSLIDGFTGGYYRYKGEDINTLKAIPYLGVNPDNGRPLFQRMNADKSISIVDSLPLAKAAGLQNYLNMGSATPKFFGGFTNTFTYRNITLSALFNFSYGNKIVNNNMRNFMDPTGWQNGFNIAAPTKEQHFWKAPGDKAANYPNFYDPAFSQRGATNLGSSLLYQNASYLRLRNIRLSYDFLPRTLQRISMSSLSVYVSADNVFVIKNKALYASDPEGATIGGTSNSYAGTGINGAMPRRFVIGLNAGF comes from the coding sequence ATGCAAAAACATCGTTTTGCGTTCCGCATGTTCCGTAGTGGTCCGTTTCTAAAATTTTCTCCGGCCAGACGGATGACGGCATTGTTCTTTACTTTTTTATTATTGCAGATAAACGTCCAGACGCAGGCACAAACCGTTACACTCAAGGGAAAAGATCTCACTTTGAAACAGGTATTCAAAGCTATTGAGCAACAAACCGGTTATGTTGTTTTTGCCAACAAAAGTTATCTGAATGAGACAAAAAGCGTCGCTGTAGAAGCGAATGCAATGCCATTGAGACAATTTATGGAGGCATGTACAAAAGATCAGCCGTTTGGTTTTACAATTGCTGATAATACCATTACGCTGACGCCGAAGGCCAAGTCTAAGTCGGGTGATAATGTCGTTCCTGTAAAAGAGATGGTAGAGGGAAAAGTATCCGGCGTCGACGGACAAGTACTGGAAGGTGCTTCCATCAGGGTGAAAGGTAACACCAATGGCACCTATACCGATAAAGAAGGCAGATTCTCCATAGACGCTTATGAGGGTGATGTTCTTATTATTTCATTCGTCGGATTTGAATCCAGGGAATACAAAATTGGGAGTAACCACCATTTTAATATTGTCCTGAACAGGGCGAGCATCACTGCAGGGGAAATCGTTATCTCCACCGGTTACCAGCAGAAAAAAGTCAGTGAAATTACCGGCGCTTTACAGACAATTAAAGGCGATGAGCTGCGTAAAGGCGTCTCCACTGTCAATGCTTTGGCTATGCTGAAAGGAAAGGCCAGCGGACTTTACATCGTTGAAAACGGCGGTAGTGTGGCGACAAGAGGACAGGTGGTGATGCATGGTCAGGCATCAATGCCAGACCAGTCTAATACTAATTTCGGTCCCTTACTGGTGATAGATGGTGTTATCAGCAATGTTCCAAACCTCCAGGATATCGTCAATCCGAATGATATCGAAAGTATTACTATTCTTAAAGACGCAGCTTCTACCGCGATCTATGGATCGCGTGCAGCACAGGGTGTCATTGTGGTGGTTACCCGCCGTGGTGCTAACGGTAAGATGAAAATAGGACTGAATACCAGTTATGGAAAGGTGAAAAACAACAGACTAGTAGATTATATGAATACCAGTCAGCTGAGTACTCATATACATAATTATATGGCGTCATTGTACGCGGCATCTCCGTCTTTAAATAGCACCTATGGCAGTTTTGATAACTACTTTAATACGACCAGGATCTATACAGACGATGATCTGCAGCATGATTATGACTGGAGTAATAAAACATTTTATCCGGATGGTAACCAGAGTAACATCAATCTTTCTATGTCTGGAGGGAATGAAAAGACGAAAGTATATACTGCGCTTGACTGGACCCGGCAGGATGGAACAATACTGGGAGATAACCTTGACAGGAAAGCATTCCGCCTGAACCTCGATCAGCGGATTAATAGCAAACTTACGCTTAGCATCAATACCAATGTATTGATCGATAAGTATGCTGCTTCCACATCTGAAAATCAGAATTACCTTTTCCTCCCATGGGTCACTCCTTATTATGCAAATGGCGCCCTGGCAGATTCTGTACCTAATTATATATATAATTCTTCAGGGAAAAGAGGTACGGTCTACTATGATAATCCTTTATACTCTTATACATATAATACTGCCATTACCAAAAGACAAAGTTACCTGCTTACGGGTAAGTTAAGGTATGACATCCTGCCATGGTTGTCCGTACAAACAACCAATACACTGCAATACATCAATAACAATCTTAATTCCTATAAAGATCCGCGGACTTACCGGGGCCGTTATGATGGCCCTGCAAACAACAGAATATATGTAAATGGTGCGTTGACCGTTTCTGATGACAGAACTAATTATTTCCTGACATCGAATCTGATTACGGCCAGTAAACAGTTTGGAGAACATACCCTGACTGCTTTGGCCGGCCAGGAGTACAGTAAAACCAATACAAGTTATTTCTCCGTATCGGTATATGGGTCACCTTATCCCGGAGAACGTACATTAGGTGCTTTTCAGAATTATGGGACTTATATTAACAAGCTATTCGGCACAATAGCCACTCCTTATTCTTCAGCTCCTGTTGAAAAAGGCTCCTTCTCTGTATTTGGAGAGCTGAATGATAATTACAAAGAGAAATACTTTGCATCTGCCTCATTGAGAAGAGATGCTTCTACCAATTTCGGTCGTAACAACCGATATGGTACTTTTTATTCTTTGAGTGCGGGATGGCTGATCAGTAAGGAATCATTTATGCAATCGGTAAAACCAGTTACCAATCTGAAGTTGAGAGCCGCCTACGGTACCTCCGGCAGGGAAGCAGGCGCTGATTATCTCAATTTTACTACCTATGCGGATGTGTTCCGTTATAATGATGCAAATACCTATGGCTCTACTATCCAGCGGTTGGGAAATGATCAGATTACCTGGGAGACGACTTATACTACCAATATAGGATTGGATCTTGAACTTTGGAAGCGTATTAACCTGAGCACTGATCTGTATAGCCGTCGTAGTGCCGGTCTGTTGCAATCCGTGCAGTTACCTACCTATATTGGTTTTGCAACACAGATCCGGAATATCGGTGAGCTTACCAATAAGGGGATAGATATTAACCTGTCGACCATCAACGTGCAGACAAAGGACTTTAAGTGGACGACTGAATTTAACATCAGCTTTAACAAAAACAGGCTGACCAAAATATATGGCGATTCGTTGATTGATGGTTTTACAGGTGGCTATTATCGATATAAAGGCGAGGACATTAATACATTGAAGGCGATCCCTTACCTGGGTGTGAATCCTGATAACGGAAGACCATTGTTCCAGCGGATGAATGCCGACAAAAGCATATCAATAGTAGACTCTCTGCCATTGGCCAAAGCCGCGGGATTACAGAATTACCTTAATATGGGATCTGCAACACCGAAATTTTTCGGCGGCTTTACCAATACGTTTACGTACAGGAACATTACATTGAGTGCCCTGTTTAACTTCTCTTATGGCAATAAGATTGTCAATAACAACATGCGGAACTTTATGGACCCTACCGGCTGGCAGAATGGTTTTAATATAGCCGCGCCTACAAAGGAGCAACACTTCTGGAAAGCTCCGGGAGACAAGGCTGCCAACTATCCCAACTTCTATGATCCTGCTTTCAGTCAGCGGGGTGCGACCAACTTAGGATCATCATTGCTTTACCAGAACGCCAGTTATTTAAGATTGAGGAATATCCGTTTGTCATATGATTTCCTGCCACGTACGCTGCAGAGGATCAGTATGTCTTCTCTTTCTGTATACGTAAGTGCTGATAATGTATTTGTGATCAAAAATAAGGCGCTCTACGCTTCTGATCCGGAAGGGGCTACCATTGGTGGAACATCGAATAGTTATGCCGGTACGGGTATCAATGGTGCAATGCCCAGGAGGTTTGTCATTGGGCTGAATGCGGGTTTCTGA
- a CDS encoding RagB/SusD family nutrient uptake outer membrane protein encodes MRIIKFKLSGVGIAGYLSLLLLAHTACNKQLDELTPHNVNFEDQQFLTASGYTKATIGNYSYFASSNYENSWFNISEYRGNNVRIIDQTSTSNLADAKNIDAFNYANSESKDYGYSYQFWQASYQGLLGINMVLKNVREDETDPIILQAKAENLFLRANMFFNLVRVYGRPYYQNPETNLGVPLILTPIMTTGNPPGRATIKETYAQILKDLMIAIPLFSQVNANSYAGKYAAFALLSRVYLYMSGTFSQPSAEYAKLSAQYADSVIINSGNQLLQGADYVNYYTIPNQSNKETIWAVNHEISTMQLPILLNQPTGVYTGSTQYSTGQVKPSPDLLGLLEAGDLRRNFYKVDKYPNNNIDTFSTTKYTYKYTAVYYSNAAVHHLRLAEVYLNRAEARLKAGDNGSALEDLNIIHMRAGLTRLTGLSGQDLFNAILKERRLELAFEGHNSYDDFRNGLPMIRNYGSFNSTPLTVNATAANVVLRIPLDVLTENANMKQNEQ; translated from the coding sequence ATGCGTATTATAAAATTTAAATTAAGCGGTGTAGGTATTGCGGGGTATCTGTCGTTGTTGCTATTGGCTCATACAGCTTGTAATAAACAGCTGGATGAGCTAACGCCACACAATGTCAATTTCGAAGATCAGCAGTTCCTTACAGCGAGTGGTTATACAAAGGCTACGATCGGTAACTACAGCTATTTCGCATCATCAAACTATGAAAATTCATGGTTTAATATCAGTGAATACAGGGGTAATAATGTAAGGATCATTGATCAGACATCCACGAGCAATCTCGCTGATGCCAAAAACATAGATGCTTTTAACTATGCCAATTCTGAGTCCAAGGATTATGGTTATTCCTATCAGTTCTGGCAGGCTTCCTACCAGGGGTTGCTGGGTATTAATATGGTATTGAAGAATGTCAGGGAGGATGAAACTGATCCGATCATCTTACAGGCCAAAGCCGAGAACCTTTTTTTACGTGCCAATATGTTTTTTAACCTGGTAAGGGTTTATGGGCGTCCTTATTACCAAAATCCGGAAACCAATCTGGGCGTGCCGCTGATCCTTACGCCCATTATGACTACCGGCAATCCACCGGGCCGTGCTACTATAAAGGAAACATATGCACAGATACTGAAGGACCTTATGATTGCTATTCCATTGTTCTCGCAGGTAAATGCTAATAGTTATGCCGGTAAGTATGCTGCTTTTGCGCTACTATCAAGGGTGTATCTGTATATGAGCGGTACATTCAGTCAGCCGTCAGCTGAATATGCCAAACTATCTGCGCAATATGCAGACTCTGTAATCATCAATAGTGGAAACCAGTTATTGCAGGGGGCGGACTACGTCAATTATTATACAATTCCTAACCAGAGCAATAAAGAGACAATATGGGCCGTCAATCATGAAATCAGTACCATGCAGCTGCCCATATTGCTTAATCAGCCTACAGGCGTTTATACAGGCAGTACGCAGTATTCAACCGGACAGGTAAAGCCTTCTCCTGATCTGCTTGGTTTATTGGAAGCAGGAGATCTGCGCCGGAATTTTTACAAGGTGGATAAGTATCCGAACAACAACATCGATACGTTCAGCACTACGAAGTATACCTATAAATACACCGCTGTATACTATAGTAATGCCGCTGTTCATCATTTGCGGCTGGCCGAGGTTTATCTGAACAGGGCTGAGGCGCGGTTGAAGGCTGGCGATAATGGCAGTGCGCTGGAGGATCTGAATATTATCCACATGCGTGCAGGGCTTACTCGTTTAACAGGTTTAAGCGGGCAGGATCTGTTTAACGCTATTCTGAAGGAACGCAGGTTAGAGCTGGCATTTGAAGGCCATAACAGTTATGATGATTTCAGAAATGGTCTTCCCATGATCCGGAACTATGGCTCTTTTAATTCCACACCCCTTACTGTCAACGCCACCGCCGCTAAT